In Girardinichthys multiradiatus isolate DD_20200921_A chromosome 18, DD_fGirMul_XY1, whole genome shotgun sequence, a single window of DNA contains:
- the atf5b gene encoding uncharacterized protein atf5b isoform X1, which translates to MAASILRKKIPPISTGELNAPPLPRASHNQSRLRSGAELAERQHLIGDGHSDWMTEKVDLSSFVSTTESSPSSSLPPSPLEQDVKVPSDLEVMTSLLQEELAQLEDYFRSESTSTTNKLEKSSKCDKVSQAMGSQSYYQLPYGSYGTSQSETSPVVVTLATGELDLASFCGGPISRTKIARPAPYSYHHRYHHNAGRRILSESVKVGDEVGLETWGSRGCYSGSTECSVNHYSTLKTVSKNSIGSVKKVRECALSLKEEESYCFSEGMFCSEEIARGFCLGGSYDGHHKREGQLMHNVKVNVSYDSTGLEVLHCSKDGGLSGSLPQETMVAGDGYFHQSMAGTEPYHSFIGDLDQPAQAQAVEPQHGHYLYPECLADQSYECLSRGESEGPLLGAPIHRPTQRLKDEPCSLKPALVMAAASLDTGSGERKQKKRDQNKTAAHRYRLRKRAELDSLEEELHGLEGQNRELRDKAESVEREIQYVKDLLIEVYKARSQRLKQDGSA; encoded by the exons ATGGCGGCATCGATCCTTCGCAAGAAAATTCCCCCCATTTCCACGGGCGAGCTCAACGCTCCCCCTCTCCCACGGGCTAGCCATAACCAATCACGGCTTAGGTCGGGGGCGGAGCTAGCGGAGCGGCAGCACTTAATTG GTGATGGTCACTCTGATTGGATGACTGAAAAAGTTGATTTGTCTTCATTTGTGTCAACGACTGAGTCTTCTCCGAGCTCATCTCTTCCACCCTCGCCGTTAGAACAGGATGTCAAGGTGCCCTCGGATCTGGAGGTTATGACCTCCTTACTGCAGGAGGAACTggctcagctggaggactacTTCCGCTCTGAGTCCACATCCACCACAAATAAGTTGGAGAAATCCTCAAAATGTGACAAGGTTTCCCAAGCCATGGGTTCCCAGTCTTATTATCAGTTACCCTATGGCTCATACGGGACCAGCCAATCAGAAACCAGCCCTGTGGTAGTTACCTTGGCAACAGGGGAACTGGACCTGGCCAGCTTCTGTGGCGGTCCCATTAGCAGAACCAAAATTGCACGGCCCGCTCCGTACAGCTACCATCACCGCTACCACCACAACGCCGGGCGCAGAATCCTCAGCGAGTCTGTGAAAGTTGGGGATGAAGTCGGTCTTGAAACGTGGGGCTCCAGGGGGTGTTACTCAGGAAGCACGGAATGTTCCGTGAACCACTACTCTACACTGAAGACAGTGAGCAAGAACAGCATCGGCAGCGTGAAGAAGGTGAGAGAATGTGCTTTATCGttgaaggaggaggagagctATTGTTTTTCCGAAGGAATGTTTTGCAGTGAAGAGATTGCCCGAGGCTTCTGTTTGGGTGGCTCGTACGATGGCCACCACAAGCGAGAAGGACAGCTGATGCACAACGTGAAGGTCAATGTAAGTTATGACAGCACAGGGCTCGAGGTCTTGCACTGCAGCAAGGATGGGGGACTCTCTGGAAGTCTCCCTCAAGAGACAATGGTGGCTGGTGATGGCTACTTCCATCAGTCCATGGCCGGCACGGAGCCATACCATAGCTTTATAGGAGACCTAGATCAGCCGGCACAGGCGCAGGCTGTGGAGCCCCAACATGGCCACTACCTCTACCCAGAATGCCTTGCAGACCAAAGCTATGAATGTCTGTCTAGAGGGGAGAGCGAGGGGCCGCTGCTGGGCGCCCCCATCCACCGCCCCACCCAGAGGTTAAAGGATGAGCCCTGCTCCCTGAAGCCAGCCCTGGTGATGGCTGCAGCTTCTCTAGATACAGGCAGCGGAGAGAGGAAGCAGAAGAAGAGAGACCAGAACAAAACTGCTGCTCACAG GTACAGGCTGCGTAAGAGGGCGGAGCTGGACTCTCTGGAGGAGGAGCTGCATGGCCTTGAAGGACAGAACCGGGAGCTACGTGACAAGGCGGAGTCGGTGGAGCGAGAAATCCAGTACGTCAAAGATTTACTGATTGAGGTGTACAAGGCTCGCAGTCAGCGGCTCAAACAGGATGGTAGTGCCTGA
- the atf5b gene encoding uncharacterized protein atf5b isoform X2 has product MQTMLFNHFQMIGDGHSDWMTEKVDLSSFVSTTESSPSSSLPPSPLEQDVKVPSDLEVMTSLLQEELAQLEDYFRSESTSTTNKLEKSSKCDKVSQAMGSQSYYQLPYGSYGTSQSETSPVVVTLATGELDLASFCGGPISRTKIARPAPYSYHHRYHHNAGRRILSESVKVGDEVGLETWGSRGCYSGSTECSVNHYSTLKTVSKNSIGSVKKVRECALSLKEEESYCFSEGMFCSEEIARGFCLGGSYDGHHKREGQLMHNVKVNVSYDSTGLEVLHCSKDGGLSGSLPQETMVAGDGYFHQSMAGTEPYHSFIGDLDQPAQAQAVEPQHGHYLYPECLADQSYECLSRGESEGPLLGAPIHRPTQRLKDEPCSLKPALVMAAASLDTGSGERKQKKRDQNKTAAHRYRLRKRAELDSLEEELHGLEGQNRELRDKAESVEREIQYVKDLLIEVYKARSQRLKQDGSA; this is encoded by the exons ATGCAGACGATGCTGTTCaatcattttcagatgatcG GTGATGGTCACTCTGATTGGATGACTGAAAAAGTTGATTTGTCTTCATTTGTGTCAACGACTGAGTCTTCTCCGAGCTCATCTCTTCCACCCTCGCCGTTAGAACAGGATGTCAAGGTGCCCTCGGATCTGGAGGTTATGACCTCCTTACTGCAGGAGGAACTggctcagctggaggactacTTCCGCTCTGAGTCCACATCCACCACAAATAAGTTGGAGAAATCCTCAAAATGTGACAAGGTTTCCCAAGCCATGGGTTCCCAGTCTTATTATCAGTTACCCTATGGCTCATACGGGACCAGCCAATCAGAAACCAGCCCTGTGGTAGTTACCTTGGCAACAGGGGAACTGGACCTGGCCAGCTTCTGTGGCGGTCCCATTAGCAGAACCAAAATTGCACGGCCCGCTCCGTACAGCTACCATCACCGCTACCACCACAACGCCGGGCGCAGAATCCTCAGCGAGTCTGTGAAAGTTGGGGATGAAGTCGGTCTTGAAACGTGGGGCTCCAGGGGGTGTTACTCAGGAAGCACGGAATGTTCCGTGAACCACTACTCTACACTGAAGACAGTGAGCAAGAACAGCATCGGCAGCGTGAAGAAGGTGAGAGAATGTGCTTTATCGttgaaggaggaggagagctATTGTTTTTCCGAAGGAATGTTTTGCAGTGAAGAGATTGCCCGAGGCTTCTGTTTGGGTGGCTCGTACGATGGCCACCACAAGCGAGAAGGACAGCTGATGCACAACGTGAAGGTCAATGTAAGTTATGACAGCACAGGGCTCGAGGTCTTGCACTGCAGCAAGGATGGGGGACTCTCTGGAAGTCTCCCTCAAGAGACAATGGTGGCTGGTGATGGCTACTTCCATCAGTCCATGGCCGGCACGGAGCCATACCATAGCTTTATAGGAGACCTAGATCAGCCGGCACAGGCGCAGGCTGTGGAGCCCCAACATGGCCACTACCTCTACCCAGAATGCCTTGCAGACCAAAGCTATGAATGTCTGTCTAGAGGGGAGAGCGAGGGGCCGCTGCTGGGCGCCCCCATCCACCGCCCCACCCAGAGGTTAAAGGATGAGCCCTGCTCCCTGAAGCCAGCCCTGGTGATGGCTGCAGCTTCTCTAGATACAGGCAGCGGAGAGAGGAAGCAGAAGAAGAGAGACCAGAACAAAACTGCTGCTCACAG GTACAGGCTGCGTAAGAGGGCGGAGCTGGACTCTCTGGAGGAGGAGCTGCATGGCCTTGAAGGACAGAACCGGGAGCTACGTGACAAGGCGGAGTCGGTGGAGCGAGAAATCCAGTACGTCAAAGATTTACTGATTGAGGTGTACAAGGCTCGCAGTCAGCGGCTCAAACAGGATGGTAGTGCCTGA